The Pseudomonas sp. R4-35-07 nucleotide sequence GCCACCCCCAGCTTGCCGCCGGCAAACATGGTCGCCGTAAAAAATGTGAACCCCAGCAGCACCATGGCCGTGGAGGCCAGGCCCTTGCGTGCGTGCAAGGGCACTTCGCTGAGCGGGTAATCGTTACCGGATTCTTGCTGAGTCATGTGCCTTGCTCCCTGGATAATGACGCAGGCCTGTTGCACCGTGCGTGCCAAAACGGCGGCGCGGATGCATGCGCCCTGGGGCGCCCGGTAGTTATAGCCAATGGCAGGGAAGTCGTCGGCGCAAGGGGAACTGCTGGCCCATCAAGCGCGAAAGCGGTGCAGCCGTGATACAAATCGGATCAGTCGAGGGCAGGCATAAAAAAACCACCCGCAGGTGGTTTTTTCAACAGTCCAGGACTTACTCGCCGCGATAGATACATCCGCTGGTGCACGTCTCATGGATGCGAATCGCGCTGAGTTCCGGCAGCAAGGGTTTCAATTCAGTCCAGATCCACTTGGCCAGCACTTCGCTGGTGGGGTTTTCCAGGCCGGGGATGTCGTTGAGGTAGTTGTGGTCGAGACGCTCGTAGAGCGGCTTGAAAATCGCCTTGATTTCCGAGAAGTCGCGAATCCAGCCGGTATGGGGATCCAGGTCGCCGCTCAAGTGGATCGCCACCTTGAACGAATGCCCGTGCAGGCGCCCGCATTTATGGCCGTCGGGGACGTGGGGCAGGCGGTGGGCGGATTCGAACGTAAACTCTTTGAAGATTTCCACGGTATTTTCAGCTCGGTCAGGTATCTGGCAGGCGGCGAGTTTAACAGCTTGACCCGTCGCCGCGCATACCGCTGGGTCAAAGTGCTTGCAAACGCTCGCCCAGTCCACCGTTGTCCGCCAGCTGCAGAAACTCGTCGCCCAACCGCCGACTCTCGCTCATTGCCGTCTGCCAGTATTTGTTGCGACTTTTGTCGTCGCCCATGAAGCGCTTGAAGTCGCTACGGTCCGGCAATTTGCCGTGAGGCAGGCGGGCCAGGTAGTCCCTGGACGGTGCCAGCAGCAAGACATCCTGCAAACCCTGTGGATTGCTGCGCCGCCATGGCAGGCCTTTGTCGAACCAGCCGGGAATGAC carries:
- the queD gene encoding 6-carboxytetrahydropterin synthase QueD, translated to MEIFKEFTFESAHRLPHVPDGHKCGRLHGHSFKVAIHLSGDLDPHTGWIRDFSEIKAIFKPLYERLDHNYLNDIPGLENPTSEVLAKWIWTELKPLLPELSAIRIHETCTSGCIYRGE